Proteins encoded by one window of Mycobacteriales bacterium:
- a CDS encoding DUF222 domain-containing protein, translated as MTTATVDPPHVAPIVSAGMTALARALRQVAVEDVASVDDVTLGERLGELRRIAGALDGEFARTLAVFDARAAGRADGAASTQAWLRWRTRLHPREAHQRVAVARALGDLPATAGALADGTVSHGHAAVIASTAADVGPEHARVAEPILLEAARTMDPGSLRRLATRIRYAADADGVLGDAEKVFARRRLHLSSTFGGMVVLDGLFDPESGATLMAALTAMSAPRRVDDPRSAAQAKADALVELARRALDRGELPEQSGERPHLVVTVDLTSLRGNAGAPPAELDWTGPIPAETARRIACDAGVSRVLMAGKGQVLDVGRTTRIVPAAVRKALAVRDGGCRFPGCFRPPPFTDAHHIVSWLHGGATALDNLILLCRFHHRWVHERRWHIRLDRDGGAEIRPP; from the coding sequence GTGACCACGGCGACGGTTGACCCGCCGCACGTGGCGCCGATCGTGAGCGCCGGGATGACGGCGCTGGCGCGGGCCCTACGACAGGTGGCGGTCGAGGACGTCGCCAGCGTCGACGACGTCACGCTCGGCGAGCGGCTCGGCGAACTCCGGCGGATCGCCGGAGCACTCGACGGAGAATTCGCTCGGACTCTTGCGGTGTTCGATGCGCGGGCCGCAGGCCGGGCCGACGGGGCGGCCTCCACTCAGGCATGGCTGCGGTGGCGGACGCGGCTGCACCCGAGGGAGGCGCACCAGCGGGTGGCGGTCGCCCGCGCGCTCGGTGACCTTCCGGCGACCGCCGGCGCGCTCGCCGACGGGACGGTCTCCCACGGCCACGCCGCCGTCATCGCGTCGACCGCCGCCGACGTCGGTCCGGAGCACGCCCGGGTCGCCGAGCCGATCCTGCTCGAGGCGGCCCGCACGATGGATCCGGGATCCCTGCGGAGACTGGCGACGCGCATCCGTTACGCCGCCGACGCGGACGGCGTGCTCGGCGACGCGGAGAAGGTGTTCGCCCGTCGTCGGCTGCACCTCTCCTCGACCTTCGGCGGCATGGTCGTTCTCGACGGCCTGTTCGATCCGGAAAGTGGCGCCACCCTGATGGCTGCGCTGACGGCGATGTCGGCTCCCCGCCGGGTCGACGACCCCAGGAGCGCGGCGCAGGCCAAGGCCGATGCGCTCGTCGAGCTGGCCCGCCGGGCCCTCGACCGCGGGGAACTGCCCGAGCAGTCCGGCGAACGGCCGCATCTGGTGGTGACCGTCGACCTCACCAGTCTGCGTGGGAACGCCGGCGCGCCGCCCGCCGAGCTCGACTGGACCGGGCCGATCCCGGCGGAGACCGCGCGGCGGATCGCCTGCGACGCCGGGGTCTCCCGGGTCCTGATGGCCGGTAAGGGTCAGGTGCTCGATGTGGGCCGGACGACGCGCATCGTTCCGGCGGCGGTGCGGAAGGCCCTCGCGGTGCGGGACGGCGGCTGCCGGTTCCCCGGGTGCTTCCGTCCCCCACCGTTCACCGACGCCCACCACATCGTCAGTTGGCTGCACGGCGGCGCGACCGCACTCGACAACCTCATCCTGCTCTGCCGATTCCACCATCGGTGGGTGCACGAGCGCCGGTGGCACATCCGCCTTGACCGCGACGGCGGCGCGGAGATCCGGCCGCCGTAG
- a CDS encoding DUF3303 family protein produces MLYVMVMKWQPGLNREQRDGALIRRAQWKYPDAATVLGEYWPASEQVAVISILETDDYGAIMEIHLTWGDVFQIDTTPAISAEDGLRVGAEAMARRSV; encoded by the coding sequence GTGCTCTACGTCATGGTCATGAAATGGCAGCCCGGGTTGAACAGGGAACAGCGCGACGGCGCCCTGATTCGGCGGGCGCAGTGGAAGTATCCGGATGCCGCCACGGTGCTTGGTGAGTACTGGCCCGCCTCGGAGCAGGTCGCGGTGATCTCGATCCTCGAGACGGACGATTACGGCGCCATCATGGAGATCCACCTCACCTGGGGTGACGTCTTCCAGATCGACACGACTCCCGCGATCTCGGCCGAGGACGGCCTGCGGGTCGGCGCCGAGGCGATGGCCCGCCGCTCGGTCTGA